TGGTCCGTGAGTGCGAGCCGGTGCGGGAAGGCCGCTCCCACGCCGCCTCGCGCCGCTCGATCACGTCCGGGAAACTCCCTCAGACGCTGTGAGGGCGTGAAAAGCGCGTCGCGAGTTCCGGCCGCCTCCGGCCAGCGATGTCGCCATTCTGGTTGGCCAGGCGGTCCATTACGGTCGGACCCCCGAAGGGAGCTGAACTCAATGACGAGATGACACGGAAGAAGCCTGGACGGCCCTGGGGAAAGTGGGTCGCGCCGCGAGCAGGAATGGTCCTCGCCGTGTGCGAGGCGCTGGGCGGCCGCTCGGCACCGCACGGGACGGCTGCTCGGCACCGGCCGCGACGGTGCGGGCCCTCCGCCCTGGACCACCTCCGGCCGTGTCCGATTTGCGTCGGGCCCGGCCGCGGCCTTTAATAAATGTACGTTCATTTATAAGGAGGGACGCGATGGCGGGACGGCCTCGCGGGGTCGAGGACGCGGTGATCCTGCGGGCGGCGGCCGAGGTGATCGGGCGGGTGGGCCCGGCGAAGCTCACGCTCGCCGCGGTGGCGGACGAGGTCGGGATCGTGCCGGGGACCATCGTCCAGCGGTTCGGGTCCAAGCGGGGACTGCTGCTGGCCCTGGCCGCCCGCTCCGCGCACTCCGCGCGGACGGCGTACGAGCGGGTGCGCGGACGGCACGACTCGGCGCTGGAGGCGCTGCTGGCCATGGCCGTGGAGTCCATGTCCGCCGCCGCCACGCCGCAGAGCTACGCGAACCACCTGGCGTTCCTGTGCATGGATCTCACCGATCCGGAGTTCCACGAGCACGCGCTGGCCCTGCACCGGGAACGGGGCCGGGTGATCGAGCGGCTCCTCACCGAAGCGGTGGCGGCGGGCGAGCTGGCGGCCGGGACCGACGTCGCGGCAGTGCGCGATTCGGTCCAGACGGCCATCGCCGGAGCCGGCCTGACCTGGGCCCTCGACCGGCACGGGACGCTGGCGGAGCGCCTCGAACGCGAGATCGGAACCGTCCTGGCACCGCACCGACCGCAAGGGAGCGAACATGCAAGAACGTCCACTGGCCGGTGAGGTCGCCCTGGTCGCGGGCGGCACGCGCGGGGGCGGGCGCGGCATCGCCGTCGAGCTCGGCGCCGCGGGGGCCACCGTGTACGTCACCGGCCGCAGCAGCGGTTCGTCCGGGCGGTCCGACATGGGGCGGCCCGAGACCGTCGAGGAGACCGCCGAGCGGGTGACCGCGGCGGGCGGGACCGGCATCGCCGTCCGGGTCGACCACAGCCGCCCCGAGGAGGTCCGCGCGCTCATCGAGCGGATCGCGGCCGAGCAGGACGGGCGCCTCGACGTGCTCGTCAACTGCGTGTGGGGCGGCGATCCGCTGACCGACTGGGAGCACCCCCTGTGGGAGCAGGATCTCGACCAGGGTCTGCGGCTCCTGCGGCAGGCGGTGGAGACCCACGTCGTCACCAGCCGGTTCGCGCTGCCGCTGATGGTCGCCCGGCGCCGCGGTCTCGTGGTGGAGGTGACCGACGGCAACACCGCCCGGTACCGCGGCTCGTTCTTCTACGACATCGCGAAGTCCACGGTGATCCGCCTGGCCTTCGCGCAGGCCGCCGAGCTGAAGCCGCACGGGGTCGCCGCCGTGGCCGTCACGCCGGGTTTCCTGCGCTCGGAGGCGGTCCTCGACCACTTCGGCGTCACCGAGGAGAACTGGCGGGACGCCATCGCCCAGGACCCGCACTTCGCCCACTCCGAGACGCCCGCCTACCTCGGGCGGGCCGTCGCCGCGCTGGCCGCCGACCCCGACGTCATGGCCAAGACCGGGCGCGCCCTGGCGACGTGGGGCCTGTACAAGGAGTACGGCTTCACCGACGTGGACGGCACCCAGCCCGACTTCGCCGCGCACTGGGCCGAGGCCCTCGTGGACGAGTACGGGCCGCTCGGCGACCCCGTCTAGGACCGGAAGGCCCCTCTAGGACGGGGCCTCGACGACCAGGCGCCCGCCTTCGGTGGCGACGCTCGTCCCGAAGGCGGCGCACGCCTCGCGGAAGCGCCCGGTGATCCACCGGTGGTCGGCGCCCTCGGCCAGGCGGGTGCGGGCGTAGTCGAGGCGCAGCGGGACCGCCTCGATCCGGGACGGTCCCGCGCGGTCCAGCGCGACCAGGAACAGCAGCCCGAGGTCGTTGCGGAGCAGGGGGTCGACGGCGTAGTCGTCGATGAAGTCGCCCATGTCGAAGACGACCGGCCACGCCAC
The sequence above is drawn from the Actinomadura hallensis genome and encodes:
- a CDS encoding TetR/AcrR family transcriptional regulator yields the protein MAGRPRGVEDAVILRAAAEVIGRVGPAKLTLAAVADEVGIVPGTIVQRFGSKRGLLLALAARSAHSARTAYERVRGRHDSALEALLAMAVESMSAAATPQSYANHLAFLCMDLTDPEFHEHALALHRERGRVIERLLTEAVAAGELAAGTDVAAVRDSVQTAIAGAGLTWALDRHGTLAERLEREIGTVLAPHRPQGSEHARTSTGR
- a CDS encoding SDR family oxidoreductase, encoding MQERPLAGEVALVAGGTRGGGRGIAVELGAAGATVYVTGRSSGSSGRSDMGRPETVEETAERVTAAGGTGIAVRVDHSRPEEVRALIERIAAEQDGRLDVLVNCVWGGDPLTDWEHPLWEQDLDQGLRLLRQAVETHVVTSRFALPLMVARRRGLVVEVTDGNTARYRGSFFYDIAKSTVIRLAFAQAAELKPHGVAAVAVTPGFLRSEAVLDHFGVTEENWRDAIAQDPHFAHSETPAYLGRAVAALAADPDVMAKTGRALATWGLYKEYGFTDVDGTQPDFAAHWAEALVDEYGPLGDPV